From one bacterium BMS3Abin08 genomic stretch:
- the dinB gene encoding DNA polymerase IV, which produces MVNTERTILLVDMDAFFASVEQRCNPALRGKPIGVIGGGHRTVITTASYEARAYGVKTGMNIYEARGLCPRLILVVGDNSKYTHTCATLKNLYLRYTPVVEVYSVDEAFLDITGSHHLFGGPGEVGRQIKEGVRDLFGINATVGIGPNKLIAKLASDLSKPDGLRWVREDEVEGLLEDLPVDKLWGVGKGFAKRLESIGVRTCGELGRSPVGVLRSHFGIPGERLKAMGLGADSAPLHSDEVEAGDETRSIGHSMTLSHDIYSHSEIQTHILRLSEMVGARARRYGFSGRVIGVTVRYRSFETFTRHGRTNSVTNDTRRIYKSAMGILEKIRLKEPVRLLGVTLSGLEKMNGQIPLFEEHRQRERLLKAVDSLNERFGSFTLTWAPCLYNPLHGGVISPAWRPSGVRKSL; this is translated from the coding sequence ATGGTGAATACAGAGAGAACGATACTCCTTGTTGATATGGATGCCTTTTTTGCCTCCGTTGAGCAGCGGTGTAATCCCGCCCTCAGGGGAAAACCCATAGGGGTGATAGGGGGTGGGCACAGGACGGTTATTACCACCGCATCATATGAGGCACGGGCCTATGGGGTAAAGACGGGGATGAACATATATGAGGCCAGGGGCCTCTGCCCACGACTCATACTTGTGGTGGGTGACAACAGTAAATACACCCATACCTGTGCAACCCTGAAGAATCTGTATCTGAGGTATACCCCCGTTGTGGAGGTCTATTCAGTGGACGAGGCGTTCCTGGATATAACGGGTTCCCATCACCTCTTCGGGGGTCCCGGTGAGGTGGGCAGGCAGATAAAGGAAGGGGTCAGGGATCTGTTTGGCATAAATGCAACAGTCGGCATAGGACCAAATAAACTGATCGCCAAGCTTGCGTCGGATCTCTCCAAGCCCGATGGCCTGAGATGGGTCAGGGAAGATGAGGTGGAAGGTCTCCTCGAGGATCTGCCGGTAGATAAACTATGGGGGGTAGGGAAGGGGTTTGCCAAAAGACTTGAATCCATCGGGGTCAGGACCTGTGGTGAGCTTGGAAGGTCTCCTGTAGGGGTGCTGAGGAGTCATTTCGGGATACCTGGTGAGAGGCTTAAGGCAATGGGCCTTGGGGCTGATTCAGCACCTCTTCATTCAGATGAGGTGGAGGCGGGAGATGAGACAAGGTCCATTGGGCATAGTATGACACTGTCCCATGACATTTACAGTCATTCAGAGATTCAGACACACATCCTCAGGCTTTCAGAGATGGTGGGGGCCAGGGCGCGAAGATACGGGTTCAGTGGGCGGGTTATCGGTGTGACCGTCCGGTACCGCAGTTTTGAGACCTTTACCAGACATGGCAGGACAAATTCCGTAACCAACGATACCCGGAGGATTTATAAATCCGCCATGGGTATACTGGAGAAGATAAGGCTGAAAGAGCCCGTGCGTCTCCTCGGTGTAACGCTGTCAGGCCTTGAGAAGATGAACGGTCAGATTCCCCTTTTTGAGGAACACAGGCAGAGGGAGCGACTCCTTAAGGCGGTGGACAGCCTTAATGAAAGGTTCGGCTCATTCACCCTGACATGGGCACCCTGTCTCTACAACCCCCTCCATGGAGGCGTTATTTCCCCTGCCTGGCGGCCTTCAGGGGTGAGGAAAAGCCTGTAA
- the lexA_1 gene encoding lexA repressor, with amino-acid sequence MELTTQQKRVLEYIREYIMDKGCPPTVREVAGHFGYRSPLAAKLHIDALVKKGYLKKKPLLSRGLEVVGMRPCEAVQLPVLGRIRAGKPLIARSDMEDYISLDRRMFRMTDGFGLRVVGESMTGAGILDGDTVVVNPGVEARQGDIVVALIGDEATVKRFYREKGKIRLQPENPEMEAMVVGEEDVRILGKVVGLVRRF; translated from the coding sequence ATGGAGCTGACCACTCAGCAGAAGAGGGTGCTGGAATACATAAGGGAGTATATCATGGACAAGGGATGTCCGCCGACGGTCAGAGAGGTGGCCGGACACTTCGGGTACCGGAGTCCCCTTGCAGCAAAGCTTCACATAGATGCACTGGTTAAAAAGGGGTACCTGAAAAAGAAACCCCTCCTCTCGCGGGGGCTTGAGGTGGTGGGCATGAGGCCCTGTGAGGCAGTTCAACTCCCGGTCCTCGGAAGGATAAGGGCAGGAAAACCCCTTATTGCCCGGTCCGATATGGAGGATTATATAAGTCTTGACCGGCGGATGTTCAGGATGACGGATGGATTCGGGCTTAGGGTGGTGGGAGAGAGCATGACGGGCGCCGGTATACTCGATGGAGATACGGTGGTGGTTAACCCCGGAGTTGAGGCCCGGCAGGGTGATATAGTCGTTGCCCTTATCGGTGATGAGGCAACAGTGAAGCGTTTTTACAGGGAAAAGGGAAAGATAAGGCTCCAGCCGGAGAATCCGGAGATGGAGGCAATGGTGGTTGGGGAGGAGGATGTGAGGATCCTGGGAAAGGTTGTGGGTCTTGTGAGGAGGTTTTGA
- the nreB gene encoding oxygen sensor histidine kinase NreB, which translates to MKKGTKKTGEGNVVQGNAGETTVVSGQNSRPAIPSIHDTTFDSGLMGRLGLYESILDGLTCGVWVSDREDVICYANKAMEMIAGVTHQKLLGYNVLSDSSENTIDYFRQYYQEAKKVLQSVHYSEIPVVTPAGRQTYQSGWFIPRHNNGTYDGMVCILEDITNQREIKEALIKSEAKYQEIVENVNSIIIRMDLRGNVTFLNRFAQDFFGFREAEILSRNAVGTIIPEKKTAVRSFREMIANIGKDPGMYANWEFENIRKDGGSAWISWTNKAVTDADGEISEVLCVGNDITELKYNERLLKKCRNDLEKKVELRTAQLVEANKRLQHEIHEYKWIEERLRNSEYKYRLVVENANEAIMVVQDGMCRYINPKTEKITGYSKEELTANPFIKLLVHPHDQQMVLGRYLKLLKGDSLPSVYSFRIVDKFGNIKWLEVNSVLIDWMGRPASLAFCSNITERKRSEERLRLLESAFHQAKDSIIITTTGTNYPSSEIVFVNPAFTKLTGYTAEEVMENPSIILQGPKTDGAEWLKLETDKTGGKAFYVETVNYQKGGARINLEWQITPIRDDEGRITHFALIHRDITERKKAEEKLLAYQKQLSSLASELLLAEEKERRRIATMLHDHIGQSLAMAKIQMGVLSDSLDSDRYDSLLSDIRSLIEKSIQYTKSLTFELSPPILYELGFELAIEWLGEQIQKHHKINFEFHFDEKPKPLNRDVSVLMFQAVRELSMNIVKHAHAQRVEVLIKREGKRMLVSIKDDGVGFDISEIDRTKSFGFFSIHERLKHFGGTFFVDTKPGLGTLVVLTAPVEVEEETDED; encoded by the coding sequence ATGAAGAAAGGGACAAAAAAGACAGGGGAAGGTAACGTAGTGCAAGGCAACGCCGGTGAAACTACGGTTGTGTCCGGACAAAACAGCAGGCCGGCAATACCGTCAATTCATGATACCACGTTTGATTCAGGTTTAATGGGACGCCTGGGTCTGTATGAAAGCATACTTGACGGGCTGACCTGTGGTGTTTGGGTATCGGACAGGGAAGACGTTATATGTTATGCAAACAAGGCAATGGAGATGATTGCCGGGGTTACCCATCAGAAACTCCTGGGCTACAATGTCCTTTCGGATAGTTCTGAAAATACCATCGATTATTTCCGTCAGTACTATCAGGAGGCCAAGAAAGTGTTACAGTCCGTTCATTATTCTGAAATCCCTGTTGTTACCCCGGCGGGCAGACAGACCTATCAGTCGGGCTGGTTCATACCAAGGCATAACAACGGCACATATGACGGCATGGTCTGTATCCTTGAGGACATAACAAACCAGCGAGAGATCAAGGAAGCCCTCATTAAGAGCGAGGCAAAATATCAGGAGATCGTTGAAAATGTAAACAGTATAATCATACGAATGGATTTGAGGGGGAATGTAACGTTTCTTAACAGGTTTGCCCAGGACTTCTTCGGGTTCAGGGAGGCTGAAATACTCTCCAGGAATGCGGTAGGGACGATTATTCCCGAAAAGAAGACAGCCGTCCGGAGTTTCCGGGAAATGATCGCAAACATCGGTAAAGATCCCGGGATGTATGCCAACTGGGAATTTGAAAATATCCGGAAGGACGGCGGGAGTGCATGGATTTCGTGGACGAATAAAGCGGTAACCGATGCAGATGGAGAGATCTCCGAGGTCCTGTGTGTAGGGAATGATATTACCGAACTGAAATACAACGAACGGTTGCTGAAGAAGTGCCGCAATGACCTTGAAAAGAAGGTTGAACTCCGTACCGCTCAGCTTGTTGAAGCGAACAAGAGGCTGCAGCACGAGATCCACGAATACAAATGGATTGAAGAAAGGCTCAGGAATTCCGAGTATAAATACAGACTGGTCGTTGAGAATGCCAATGAGGCCATCATGGTCGTACAGGACGGGATGTGTAGGTACATTAATCCAAAGACAGAAAAGATAACCGGGTACTCTAAAGAGGAGTTAACCGCAAACCCGTTTATTAAATTGCTGGTTCACCCTCACGACCAGCAGATGGTCCTGGGGAGATACCTGAAACTGCTGAAGGGAGATTCCCTGCCCAGTGTTTACTCCTTCAGAATTGTTGATAAATTCGGCAATATAAAGTGGCTTGAAGTAAACTCCGTCCTGATTGACTGGATGGGCAGGCCTGCATCATTAGCCTTTTGCAGTAATATAACCGAACGCAAGAGGTCGGAAGAAAGACTCAGGCTCCTCGAATCTGCCTTTCATCAGGCAAAGGACTCGATTATCATTACCACAACCGGCACAAATTATCCCTCTTCAGAGATTGTATTCGTAAATCCTGCATTTACAAAACTGACGGGGTACACAGCCGAGGAGGTTATGGAAAATCCCTCGATTATTCTCCAGGGGCCAAAAACAGATGGCGCAGAATGGCTGAAACTGGAGACTGATAAAACGGGAGGGAAGGCATTTTATGTGGAGACCGTTAATTATCAGAAAGGCGGGGCAAGGATTAACCTTGAATGGCAGATTACGCCCATCAGGGATGATGAGGGCAGAATTACTCACTTCGCTTTGATACATCGCGATATCACGGAGCGAAAGAAGGCTGAAGAGAAACTCCTTGCCTATCAGAAGCAACTCAGTTCCCTGGCCTCTGAACTCTTACTGGCGGAGGAGAAGGAAAGGCGCCGCATTGCTACAATGCTTCACGACCATATTGGTCAATCCCTTGCCATGGCAAAGATACAGATGGGTGTACTTAGTGATTCACTTGACTCTGACAGATACGACAGCCTCCTTTCCGATATACGGTCTCTGATCGAGAAGAGCATTCAATACACAAAGTCTCTGACCTTTGAACTCAGTCCGCCCATACTCTATGAACTTGGTTTTGAGCTGGCCATAGAATGGCTCGGAGAGCAGATACAGAAGCATCATAAGATAAATTTCGAGTTCCATTTTGATGAAAAACCAAAGCCTCTCAACAGGGACGTCAGTGTGCTCATGTTTCAGGCGGTCCGTGAATTATCCATGAACATTGTCAAGCATGCACATGCTCAGAGGGTGGAGGTATTAATAAAAAGAGAGGGCAAAAGGATGCTTGTCAGCATAAAGGACGACGGCGTCGGATTTGATATATCAGAGATCGATAGAACAAAATCCTTCGGCTTTTTCAGTATACACGAACGGTTAAAACACTTTGGCGGCACGTTTTTTGTCGATACAAAACCAGGACTGGGAACGCTGGTTGTGCTTACGGCCCCTGTTGAGGTTGAGGAGGAAACGGATGAAGATTAA
- the nreC_1 gene encoding oxygen regulatory protein NreC, producing the protein MKIKLILSDDHKIVRDGLRSMLARYQEIEVIAEAEDGRTTVELVKEMSPDIVIMDIAMTDLNGIEATRKIMDERPEVKVIALSMHSDRRFVAEMLKVGASAYLLKDCAFEELITAIHAVMDDKTYLSPAISGIVVEDFIRHPVKQGSSVYSILSNREREVLQLLTEGKNTKELAAHLDVSIKTVEAHRIKIMNKLGIYSVAELTKYAIREGLTSL; encoded by the coding sequence ATGAAGATTAAGCTCATCCTGTCCGATGACCACAAGATTGTACGCGACGGTCTGCGTTCTATGCTGGCCAGGTACCAGGAAATTGAGGTGATTGCAGAGGCTGAAGATGGCAGGACAACGGTAGAGTTAGTAAAGGAAATGTCTCCCGATATTGTCATTATGGACATTGCAATGACGGACCTCAATGGGATCGAAGCCACCCGGAAGATTATGGATGAACGGCCTGAAGTTAAGGTAATAGCTCTCTCAATGCATTCAGACAGACGGTTTGTTGCAGAGATGCTTAAGGTAGGGGCCTCTGCCTACCTGTTGAAGGACTGTGCCTTTGAGGAGCTTATAACCGCCATCCATGCCGTAATGGATGACAAGACATACCTTAGTCCGGCCATCTCCGGTATCGTTGTTGAGGACTTTATAAGACACCCTGTAAAGCAGGGGTCTTCCGTCTATTCCATACTTTCAAATCGTGAGCGGGAGGTGTTGCAGCTTCTTACGGAAGGCAAAAACACAAAGGAACTCGCCGCTCATCTCGATGTAAGCATCAAGACCGTCGAAGCTCACAGGATCAAGATTATGAATAAACTGGGTATTTATAGTGTTGCTGAACTCACAAAATATGCAATTCGTGAAGGACTCACTTCCCTTTAA
- the hemE_4 gene encoding uroporphyrinogen decarboxylase, with product MKSLSPRERVLGFLNGEEVDRPPIFSGMGNVITSVLEKYGINFAKAHRDPELMAKAAAGMYRDFGFECAVVPFDLGVEAEALGSKMNYYDDVEGLLYPTVKEKFVKTAEDIEFPEDLENTGRIPVVAEAIRILRREIGGDAAIGTYILGPFTLAGQVKELDELFEESFLNPEETSRLLEKLSDFIIRVLDIYSKAGADYFTLREMGGTSDVMSPRSFRSLIKPHLMKIIAEMPHPSILHICGDTNAIIQDMAECGADAISVDQKNHLTETRQKLGNDVIILGNFDPIKVLMQGKAGDVCPAVTGCLTAGADAVWPGCDLWPEVPRENMETLISCLKEAKALGV from the coding sequence ATGAAAAGTTTGTCGCCAAGAGAGAGGGTGCTGGGATTTTTAAATGGTGAAGAAGTTGACAGGCCACCTATATTCAGCGGCATGGGGAACGTAATAACATCCGTACTTGAAAAGTACGGGATCAATTTTGCCAAGGCCCATCGTGACCCTGAACTGATGGCAAAGGCAGCGGCAGGGATGTACCGTGACTTCGGTTTTGAATGCGCTGTAGTCCCCTTTGACCTGGGTGTGGAGGCTGAGGCGCTCGGTTCAAAGATGAATTACTACGACGATGTGGAGGGCCTGCTTTATCCTACCGTCAAGGAAAAGTTTGTAAAAACCGCTGAAGACATCGAGTTTCCGGAGGACCTTGAAAATACAGGCAGGATTCCTGTTGTTGCGGAAGCAATAAGGATATTACGAAGGGAAATCGGAGGGGATGCTGCCATAGGAACGTATATCCTCGGTCCCTTTACGCTTGCAGGCCAGGTAAAGGAACTGGACGAACTCTTTGAAGAATCCTTCCTTAATCCTGAGGAGACAAGCCGCTTACTTGAGAAGCTTTCCGACTTCATTATCAGGGTTTTGGATATTTACAGTAAAGCCGGCGCTGACTATTTTACACTTCGCGAGATGGGAGGAACCTCCGATGTAATGAGCCCGAGAAGCTTCAGGAGTCTTATCAAACCCCATCTCATGAAGATTATTGCTGAAATGCCCCATCCCAGCATATTACACATCTGCGGCGATACGAATGCCATTATTCAGGATATGGCGGAGTGTGGGGCCGATGCTATCAGTGTCGACCAGAAAAACCATCTTACCGAAACAAGACAGAAGCTCGGCAATGATGTAATCATCCTTGGTAATTTCGATCCTATAAAGGTCTTGATGCAGGGTAAGGCCGGAGATGTCTGTCCGGCGGTAACAGGATGCCTGACTGCCGGAGCAGATGCGGTCTGGCCGGGATGCGACCTGTGGCCGGAGGTCCCAAGGGAAAATATGGAGACCTTAATATCCTGCCTCAAGGAGGCTAAGGCTTTAGGGGTGTGA
- the yciC_3 gene encoding putative metal chaperone YciC yields MKLVQIAGYLGSGKTTLVIALSKGLSRSGLKVAILVNEIGEIPVDGKVIEDYGFTVKDIGGGCICCQIAGNLTRTLRFLGDEQNPDLVIIEPTGMAVPGSIRETVEALNIDIGPTIVLFDTTRSEKLLNYETLKRLISTQIRDADFIALSKIDKVSEDVIEHARAAVSVINPAAGIIRLSTRRGDGVMTLAAAVQEVTIKK; encoded by the coding sequence GTGAAACTGGTACAGATAGCAGGTTATCTTGGATCCGGCAAGACCACCCTCGTTATTGCATTGAGCAAGGGCCTGTCAAGGTCGGGCTTGAAGGTGGCGATCCTGGTTAATGAGATAGGCGAAATCCCTGTTGACGGCAAGGTTATAGAGGATTACGGGTTTACCGTTAAGGACATCGGGGGCGGTTGTATCTGCTGCCAGATTGCCGGAAATCTGACAAGGACATTGCGGTTCCTGGGGGATGAACAAAATCCGGATTTGGTTATTATCGAGCCAACGGGGATGGCGGTACCAGGTTCGATAAGAGAGACCGTTGAAGCTCTTAACATAGACATCGGCCCCACTATCGTACTCTTTGATACAACACGATCTGAAAAGCTTCTGAACTATGAAACGCTGAAGAGGCTGATCTCCACCCAGATCAGAGATGCCGACTTTATCGCCCTTAGCAAGATCGATAAGGTGTCCGAGGATGTGATTGAACATGCAAGGGCGGCCGTTTCCGTCATTAATCCTGCCGCCGGGATCATAAGACTCTCAACGCGAAGGGGAGATGGTGTTATGACCCTTGCCGCGGCTGTTCAGGAGGTGACCATAAAAAAATGA
- the nirQ gene encoding denitrification regulatory protein NirQ, producing MTGDIHTKTIEKSMQDFRIEGEPFYLPIEDEIRLFEIAYRNQLPLMLKGPTGCGKTRFLSYMAYKLDLPLITIACHEDLTASDLVGRYLLDGASTRWQDGPLTLAVRYGGICYLDEIVEARKDTTVVIHPLTDDRRMLPIEKQGQILESTDKFMLAISYNPGYQTVLKDLKQSTKQRFISIEFGYPPASLEEEIIIHEGSVDKRTASDLRKIAEKFRTLKGRGLDEGVSTRLLIYAGLLIKEGIDPRRACTVALIMPITDDPEMQKTLKEVVSTVV from the coding sequence ATGACGGGTGATATCCATACAAAAACCATTGAGAAGAGCATGCAGGATTTCAGGATAGAGGGGGAACCCTTTTATCTTCCAATCGAGGATGAGATCCGGCTTTTCGAGATTGCTTACCGCAATCAGCTTCCCCTCATGCTGAAGGGTCCCACTGGGTGCGGGAAAACCCGTTTTCTCTCTTACATGGCATATAAGCTGGATCTGCCCCTGATAACAATTGCCTGCCACGAGGACCTGACCGCAAGCGATCTTGTCGGAAGATACCTGCTCGATGGTGCATCAACGCGCTGGCAGGATGGCCCGCTGACCCTTGCAGTAAGGTACGGAGGGATATGTTATCTCGACGAGATAGTAGAAGCGAGGAAAGACACCACGGTTGTGATTCACCCACTGACCGATGACCGGAGGATGCTCCCGATTGAGAAGCAGGGGCAAATTCTGGAGTCAACGGATAAGTTCATGCTTGCCATATCATATAATCCCGGTTATCAAACGGTCCTTAAGGATCTCAAACAGAGTACCAAACAGCGATTTATCTCGATTGAATTCGGTTATCCACCGGCAAGCCTTGAAGAGGAGATCATAATCCATGAGGGCAGTGTGGACAAGAGGACGGCATCCGACCTGAGGAAGATAGCAGAAAAATTCCGCACATTGAAGGGCAGGGGGCTTGACGAAGGGGTGAGTACAAGACTCCTGATATATGCGGGACTATTGATTAAAGAGGGTATTGACCCACGCCGGGCCTGTACCGTTGCTCTTATAATGCCGATAACTGATGACCCTGAAATGCAAAAGACTTTGAAAGAGGTTGTCTCAACTGTAGTATAG
- a CDS encoding von Willebrand factor type A domain protein: MREDISLSETIVLVGERLGEDDYLREKIRDVSPLLNDEGLKNYVRLIGMFVSFDHSVSLRLLKTGRGLFSAIDDPDTCTEVLNEVIRMGRAKWSVAAEALKTLPLVAHMPSGFLADWLSLGNRIGEIDQDVAIQYIAVSPPVYEILGTARFVHWASWGRKITEMAWKAGREYFKASPDVLKRVDPCEIERWASLGMHLIEKSPRVKTGYGAHSLFAQGTGAGKPRVIDLAAQYFRSSPQILGRLSMNDLEQWVVKGLEAVDSGRDKGTAFFSLETGSSRETVENLVKGTELRDIYSVLNRSAAFLVDRRIRIRSSSLFYKNLPGLGRFFSVTDGTRIFLPSRISVFEDEEMNFKTYKCTLAHEIAHILFGTFDIGPDRVNRLSDSDRHVHAFRIFEFLEDERVDYLMGREYPGLEKDRRMIMDNYLSRIPHGDNGGRSVFASLGFQLPDTFDKSGTKKSELRSVLEGALKEVRDPAQTVQGVLELTMKICSCPGNERPLEFSESRQAYERLFYRGIIDYRLVESARAGMSHLLSEMMERFNEGGREVDSEVIEEAILRIEECEGPESELLLWQTGDNRELDELYERVELIVTDIEEESRYRRSVYYDEWDLELNDYRKDWCRVREIEMPPTTLSFYNDTISVNYGLVSLLRRHFGLLRPDRIKRYFREERGDDFDLDALIESIVDRHAGVTPSDRVYIRRDKKLRDVSVAFLVDMSYSTGEELPSGKRIIDIEKEGLVLMAEALESIGDRWAVYGFSTNYRDRVDFYIVRDFNEPFNDEVKMRFESIQPMAQTRLGSAVRHANKLLEKQDSLIRLLILLSDGRPYDIDYGELDYAVEDTRMALWEGRSRGISSFCITVDKRSREYLSHMYGESNYTIIDNIESLPTSLPLIYKRLTT, from the coding sequence ATGAGAGAAGATATATCGCTATCAGAGACGATAGTTCTTGTTGGTGAGAGGCTCGGAGAAGATGACTATCTCAGGGAGAAAATCCGTGATGTCAGTCCCCTGCTCAATGATGAGGGATTAAAAAACTACGTAAGGCTTATCGGCATGTTTGTCAGCTTCGATCACTCCGTATCTCTCCGGCTGCTCAAGACGGGAAGGGGTCTGTTCTCAGCAATTGATGATCCTGATACGTGTACGGAGGTGCTCAATGAGGTAATCAGGATGGGCAGGGCTAAATGGAGTGTGGCAGCCGAGGCCCTGAAGACTCTACCCCTTGTTGCTCATATGCCTTCAGGATTCCTTGCAGACTGGTTGAGCCTTGGTAACAGGATCGGTGAGATTGATCAGGACGTGGCTATTCAATATATTGCCGTATCACCTCCGGTATATGAAATACTTGGCACTGCAAGGTTCGTTCACTGGGCTTCATGGGGCCGGAAGATCACGGAGATGGCATGGAAGGCGGGCAGGGAGTATTTTAAAGCGAGTCCGGATGTCCTTAAGAGAGTCGATCCCTGTGAGATAGAACGATGGGCAAGTCTCGGTATGCACCTTATTGAAAAGAGCCCCCGGGTTAAGACCGGGTATGGGGCACACAGTCTCTTTGCACAGGGCACAGGTGCAGGTAAGCCCAGGGTGATTGATCTGGCGGCGCAGTATTTCAGGTCATCACCACAGATACTTGGACGCCTCTCGATGAATGACCTGGAACAATGGGTTGTAAAGGGCCTGGAGGCCGTTGATAGCGGCAGAGACAAGGGAACGGCGTTTTTTTCCTTAGAGACCGGATCGAGCCGGGAGACGGTAGAGAACCTCGTAAAGGGGACCGAGTTAAGGGATATTTATTCCGTCCTCAACAGGTCTGCAGCTTTTTTGGTTGACAGGCGAATCCGGATCAGATCGTCTTCCCTGTTTTACAAAAACCTTCCGGGACTGGGCCGCTTTTTCTCTGTAACGGATGGTACGAGGATATTCCTCCCATCGAGGATTTCAGTATTTGAGGACGAAGAGATGAATTTCAAGACCTATAAGTGTACCCTTGCACATGAGATAGCCCATATTCTGTTCGGGACATTCGACATTGGTCCGGATCGGGTTAACAGACTTTCAGATTCTGACCGCCATGTACATGCATTCAGGATCTTTGAATTCCTTGAGGACGAAAGGGTTGATTATCTCATGGGGCGGGAATACCCGGGACTCGAAAAGGACAGACGCATGATCATGGACAATTATCTGAGCAGGATACCCCACGGTGATAACGGGGGAAGATCTGTTTTCGCCTCTTTAGGGTTTCAGCTCCCGGACACATTCGATAAATCGGGAACTAAGAAGAGTGAGTTGAGGTCAGTACTTGAAGGTGCATTAAAAGAGGTGAGGGACCCTGCACAGACTGTTCAGGGTGTACTTGAGTTAACAATGAAGATCTGCAGTTGCCCCGGGAATGAAAGACCCCTTGAGTTCTCTGAAAGCCGGCAAGCATACGAGCGGCTCTTTTACCGTGGCATAATTGACTACAGGCTTGTCGAGAGCGCCCGTGCCGGTATGTCTCATCTGCTTTCAGAGATGATGGAACGGTTTAATGAAGGGGGCAGAGAAGTAGATTCAGAGGTAATTGAAGAGGCCATTCTCAGGATAGAAGAGTGTGAAGGGCCTGAATCCGAGCTGCTCCTCTGGCAGACAGGAGATAACAGGGAACTCGATGAATTATATGAAAGAGTTGAGCTTATCGTCACAGATATTGAGGAAGAGAGCCGCTACAGGAGGTCTGTCTATTACGATGAATGGGATCTGGAACTCAATGACTACAGGAAGGACTGGTGCAGGGTACGTGAGATAGAGATGCCGCCCACAACCCTCAGTTTCTATAACGATACAATCAGTGTCAACTATGGGCTTGTGAGTCTCCTGAGGAGACACTTTGGTCTTCTAAGGCCTGACAGGATAAAACGGTATTTTCGTGAGGAACGGGGAGACGATTTTGATCTTGATGCCCTGATTGAATCTATTGTTGACCGTCATGCAGGGGTGACCCCGTCAGACAGGGTATATATCCGCAGGGACAAAAAATTGAGGGATGTTTCTGTTGCCTTTCTCGTGGATATGAGCTATTCCACCGGTGAGGAACTTCCCTCCGGCAAGAGGATAATTGATATCGAGAAGGAGGGGCTTGTCCTGATGGCCGAGGCCCTTGAGAGTATCGGCGACAGGTGGGCTGTTTATGGATTCTCCACAAACTACAGGGACCGGGTCGACTTCTATATTGTCCGTGATTTCAATGAACCCTTTAACGATGAGGTGAAGATGCGTTTTGAGAGTATCCAGCCGATGGCCCAAACACGTTTGGGATCTGCCGTCAGACATGCAAACAAGCTGCTGGAAAAACAGGATTCCCTGATACGCCTGCTGATTCTGCTCTCAGACGGCAGACCTTATGATATTGACTACGGTGAACTCGACTATGCGGTTGAGGATACGAGGATGGCCCTCTGGGAGGGCCGCAGCAGGGGGATAAGCTCCTTCTGTATTACGGTAGACAAAAGGAGCCGCGAATATCTCTCCCATATGTACGGGGAATCGAACTACACGATTATAGATAACATTGAGTCTTTACCAACGAGCCTGCCACTGATTTACAAAAGGCTTACAACCTGA